The sequence TAGAGACGGGCTCGGCGCTCGATGCTCGGAAGGATGTCGGGGAGGTCCTCGAGCGAGAACTCCTCGGGCTGGATCTCCGCCTCCCGCATGGCCCGGAGCAGGACTCCCTCTGCGTTCATCGCCGAGAGATAGCCGAGCAGGACGTTGAGAATCTGTTCGTGCGCGGGAGTCATCCGGAAAGCGCCTGGACCGGCAGGGTACCGGGGCCCTGGGTCCGCGTCGAGTACGCGGCGATGGCATCGCCGGGTTCGCCAGCTGTGACGCGGAAACCGCCGGGCTCCGGCCGGTCAGCGCCAGCAGGGCTCGGTCGGCCCGTCGTCTGCATCGCGCAGGGCGTCGCCTGGCCCGTGCCCGCGCCGACCAGACGGTCTACGGCCGGCTTGAACCCATGCGCGGCCGGCTCCAGGCAACGTGCGGCCGGATCCAAGCAACGCTCGTGCCTGGCTGGCCGTTCCACCGATGTCGCTCAGGCCGGGTAGTACGACGTCTGGCCTTGACGCAGCTCCTCGGTGATCTTGTTCTCCGCGAGGAGTTTCTTGAGCGGCTCCTGGAGCTCCGCTGCGGGGGTCCCCATCGCCAGCGCAAGGTCGTCGATCCCTTGCCCAGGCTCGATCTCCACATGGGCGAGCAGCGCCTCGGCGATCTCGTCCCCGGAGCTCCCGGACGGCAGGCTCACCGGGCTCGCCGGAGCGGCCTGTTCGGCGGCTTTCAGGGGGGCCACGGCGGCGGGCGCCGGGGTACGCGCGGCGCGTGCCTTCGGCGGAGCGACGGCCGGCCGCGCACCACCTCCGGTCGTCCGCGGCGCGGCCGCCTTCTTGCGCGGCGCAGCGCGCGTTGGCGTCTTGGGCGACGGGGCGCTGCGCGGAGGTGCGGCCGGGCGGCTCGGCGCCGGAGCGCGCTCGGCCTTGCGGACCGGCTTGGCGGGAGTCGCGGCCGGCCCGGTCGATATCCCTGCGGCGCTGATGTCGACTTGCAGGTACTGCGCAGCGGCCCGGAGAACGTCCTTACGGACCAGCGCTCTCATGCCCTCCAGGAACTCGGCCACGGAAGCACGAATCTCATTCTCGATCTCGACATCGGATATCACGCAGCCGCCGTCTCATGAATCCCCCGGAATGTCAACGTCTTCCACGCACAGTGGCCCGCACAGGCCGGAGAAACAAGGCGTTCCTGCGCCGGTCGGCGCTCGGGACCGGGCGCCGGATCCCTCGCTGGGGCCGCGCGCGTCCGCTGTGAATTTGCCGTTTTATCAAATGAATTGCTGGCAAGATCTGAAACGCATCGACAGATCATGTCGGGACCCTCCGTCCGCACGCATGAGCCTCGCGTCCGGGCAGAGGTCGACTCGCCGCTCGCGGCTGCGCCAGGGGGGCGGACCTACGGGTGTGCTCAAGCAGCCTTGACAGCGCGGAGCGACGCGCGGCGCAACGGGCGGAGCTGCGACGCCGCAAAAGCCGCGCCGAGGGCGAGCCCGCGGAGCGTCAGCCGCATGTGGAGGACGTCGAGATACCCCTCGCGGTGCAGGGCGGTGATCGCCCGGCGGACGTCGGTCCGGCGCACCTGAAGGGCCGTGGTCAATGTGTCGAGGGTCACCGTCTTGCCCTCGCTCTGGAGGGCAACCAGCGTCCGGAGAAGATGCGGAGCGAGGTCCTTGTTGGTCATGGTGCACACCGTAACCGCCGCCTGAACGGCCGTACAGTTTGTGACGACGTTTTCTCCGAGCCGGCTGCGGGGAGCGCTGGAGACGCCCCGAAGACAGCCGTCGTCTGTGGTAGGTCCTTCCCGTGCGCGCCGACGACTCACCTCCTCAAGCCGTGATCCTCGCCGGCGGGCTCGGCACCCGGATGCGCCCCCGGACGGAGCGCACCCCGAAATTCCTGCTGCCCGTGGCCGGGCGGCCGTTCGGGGCGTGGCTCCTCGAGCGTCTCGCCGCAGCGGGCTTCGCCGAGGTGGTCCTCTGCGTGGGTCACCTCGGCGACGCCATCCGACAGGCGATGGGCGACCGGTTCGCGGGCCTGCCGCTCCATTATGCCGACGACGGCCCCGATCTCCTGGGCACGGCCGGCGCGCTGCGCCGCGCGCTGCCCCAGCTGGCCCCTGTGTTCCTCATGACGTACGGCGACTCCTACCTCCCTTTCGACTACCTGGCCCCGCTCCGGGACCTCTGCACACACCCCGGCGCGCTCGGCACGATGGCCGTGTACCGGAACGAGGGTCGGTTCGACGCGTCGAACGCCGCGATATCGGGCGACCTGGTGGTGCGTTACGAGAAGCGGCGCGCGGGCGCGCGGCCCGACCCTGCGCTCGACCACATCGATTACGGCGCGACCGCGCTCCGCCGCGAGGTCATCGAGGCGCTGCCGGCCGACGCGCCGCTCGGCTTCGAGGTGGTGCATCGCGACCTCGCGGCGCGCGGCCGCCTCCGGGCGCTCGCGGTCGCGGCGCGCTTCTACGAGATCGGCTCGGAGCAGGGCCTCCGCGATCTCGAGGCCGCGCTCGCGACCGCGGCCGCGACGGAGGCGCGGGGATGATCGTCTCTCGCGCCCCGGTCCGCTTCTCCCTCGGCGGCGGTGGGACCGATCTGCCCGCGTACTCCGGCCGCTTCGGCGGCTACCTCGTGTCGGCCGCCATCGACAAGTACATCTACGTGACGGCCAACAAGCGCTTCCACCGGGACATCCGCCTCGCGTACTCCAAGACCGAGATCGTCCCCTCGGTCGACGCGATCGAGCACCCGATCTTCCGGGAAGCGCTCCGGATGCTGGGAATCGAGCACTCGATCGAGCTCACGAGCGTCGCGGATCTCCCCGCGAACTCGGGCCTCGGCTCGTCGAGCTCGTTCACGGTCGCCCTCCTCAACGCCCTGCACGCGTACAAGCGCGACTTCGTGTCGTCCGAGCAGCTCGCCCGTGAGGCCTGCTCCATCGAGATCGAGCGCCTCGGAGAGCCGATCGGCAAGCAGGACCAGTACATCGCCGCTTACGGCAACGTCACGGCGTTCACGTTCTCTCCGGACGGCTCGGTGCACGTCGAGCCCGTCCCAGTCCGCGACGAGGTGCTGGACGAGCTCGAGAGCAACCTGCTCATCGTGTGGAGCGGCGTCGAAAGGCCGGCCAGGATCGTGCTCTCGGAGCAGGGCCGGCGGCTGCAAGACCTGGAGCCCGAGGTGGTCGAGCGGATGCACCGCATCAAGGAGATCGGCCGCGACGTGCATCGCATCCTCGTCACGGGCAGGCTCGACGACTACGGCGAGCTCCTGCACGCCCACTGGACCCAGAAGCGTAAGCTCGCGTCCAAGATGACCGACGAGGTCCTCGACGAGATCTACGAGATCGCTCGAGGCGCGGGGGCGCTCGGCGGCAAGCTGATGGGGGCCGGCGGCGGCGGCTTCTTCATGTTCTACGTCCGGCCGGCGGAGCGGCGCCGGGTGCTGGAGGCGCTCGCCGCGAAGGGCCTGCGCGTCCTGCGCTTCCGCTTCGATCTCGACGGCGCGCGCATCGTCGCGAACCTGCACCGATCGTGAGCGGGCGCGCCGGCGCGCCCCCTCCTGCTGGGCATTTCAGCGGGACTCTGGCTATAGATCGGCCATGCCTCAGAGCACGCACGACTTCGTCGAAAAGTACCTCCGCGAGACGTCCGAGATCGCCCTCGCGACGAGCCCCGACGACATGGCTCGCGTCATCGAGATCCTCTTCGATGCGTACAGGAGCGATCGCACCATCTACACGTGCGGCAACGGCGGCTCGGCGGCCAACGCGAGCCACCTCGCCTGCGACATCGCCAAGTTCACGTGGGTCGACGGCAAGCGGCGCTTCAAGTGCAC is a genomic window of Sorangium aterium containing:
- a CDS encoding nucleotidyltransferase family protein; protein product: MRADDSPPQAVILAGGLGTRMRPRTERTPKFLLPVAGRPFGAWLLERLAAAGFAEVVLCVGHLGDAIRQAMGDRFAGLPLHYADDGPDLLGTAGALRRALPQLAPVFLMTYGDSYLPFDYLAPLRDLCTHPGALGTMAVYRNEGRFDASNAAISGDLVVRYEKRRAGARPDPALDHIDYGATALRREVIEALPADAPLGFEVVHRDLAARGRLRALAVAARFYEIGSEQGLRDLEAALATAAATEARG
- a CDS encoding GHMP family kinase ATP-binding protein encodes the protein MIVSRAPVRFSLGGGGTDLPAYSGRFGGYLVSAAIDKYIYVTANKRFHRDIRLAYSKTEIVPSVDAIEHPIFREALRMLGIEHSIELTSVADLPANSGLGSSSSFTVALLNALHAYKRDFVSSEQLAREACSIEIERLGEPIGKQDQYIAAYGNVTAFTFSPDGSVHVEPVPVRDEVLDELESNLLIVWSGVERPARIVLSEQGRRLQDLEPEVVERMHRIKEIGRDVHRILVTGRLDDYGELLHAHWTQKRKLASKMTDEVLDEIYEIARGAGALGGKLMGAGGGGFFMFYVRPAERRRVLEALAAKGLRVLRFRFDLDGARIVANLHRS